In the Bacillus sp. HSf4 genome, AAATGGGGCCTTTTAAACGCTCGGAATTGTTTATGGTCATCGTGTTTTTCCTTGTCCTTTTTTTATGGATCTTTGGAGGCAATGCTCACATAGACGCCACGACAACGGCTTTGATCGGGCTGTCGGTCTTGTTTTTGACCCAGGTCTTGACCTGGGACGATATTAAAAAAGAGCAGGGTGCATGGGATACGCTCATATGGTTTTCGACTTTGTTAATGCTGGCGACATTTTTGAACAAGCTGGGTATGGTCGGCTGGTTCAGCGATATGATGAAATCTTTTGTTTCCGGTTTTTCCTGGATCAGCGCATTCCTGATTTTAATTCTAGTCTATTTTTACTCGCATTATTTCTTTGCCAGCGCTACAGCCCATATCAGCGCGATGTACTCGGCATTTTTCGCCGTCATCGTCGCCGCGGGTGCGCCGCCGCTCTTATCGGCTCTCACCCTCGCGTTTTTCAGCAACCTTTTCGGCTGTACGACGCATTATGGCGCAGGGGCAGCCCCTGTTTTTTTCGGAGCCGGTTATATACCGGAAGGAAAATGGTGGTTCATCGGCTTTATCCTGTCGATCGTTCATATCGTGACATGGCTCGTTGTCGGCGGATTATGGTGGAAAGTGCTGGGTATATGGTAAAATGAAGAAGACGGGAGACATCCTGTCTTCTTTGTTTTTGAACTTGAAAGGTGTGTAGTGTATGTTGTTTGTTGATTTGTTGATTCCCGGTATCATCTTATCTTTTATCTACTTTCTGTATGACGTTGTCAAAAATCGAAAAAGGACAAGCTTTTTCAGAAAAATCGTTTTTGCCAGTTTCCTCATTTACTTGTGCGCCGTCTTTCAGCTGACGATGGGCGGAATTCATGTTCCTGATCAGGAATTCGCAGCGATCGATGCTCAGCTCATTCCGTTTTATTTTGTGGGCGACTTGTTTCAAATGTATCAGGCGGCCGGATTCGACTGGTTTTTTTGGCATGCCGCCCGCCTCACGTTTTACAATGTATTGCTCCTCGCACCTTTAGGTGTTTATCTTTCGCTTTTATGGAGACATCTATCTATTAAAAGCGCGGCCATCCTGCTGTTTTTGACGAGCTTTTTCATCGAATGTCTGCAGCTAGTCCTGTCAGCGGCGGGAATGATCGCGGTGAGAACGTTTAATGTTGATGATTTAATCCTGAACACGCTTGGCGGTGTCATCGGTTTTTGCCTCTGTACATATATGCTTCGCGTCATCGGGAAAAGGCTTCCTGCGAAAAATCTCTATATTTAGTTTGAGCTAAAACTGAACGCTGAAGCTTTTAAATTCATGAATGCCTGTTCCATGCCTGGCCAAACGGTGTTTTTTTAGATGATGTGCGGCGCGCCCGGCTTCCTTTAAAATATCGGGGGCAAGTCCAAGCTGATGGTGTCCGCCAAATACTTTCTTGACCTGCCTGAGGGTGGATATTTTTTCAAGAGAGCAAACCAACTGGCAGGGATCAGTCGTTGGATAGAAAGCGTAGACGGGGGCTCCCGAATATAGAAGGTCGCCGGTGAATAAAAAGCCCGTCGTTTCATCGAAGACAGAGATGTGCCCTGGAGAATGCCCTGGTGTATGATAAATGATCAGCGGCCTTGAGCTCCTGCCGAGCACATCGCCGTCTTTTAGAACGGCTGTCGGCTCTCCTTGATACGGAGTATAGCTTTCAGGGGAAAAGGTCTCAGGCACCGGTTTTGTAATGTCACGTGAGACATCGCGGCGGATCTGTTCAATGGGAAGCCCTTTGATTCCGTCTGTGAGCCATTCCTTCTCGGCTTCATGAACATAAATGCAGTCATATTCCCCGTGGCTTCCGATGTGGTCCCAATGCACATGGGTTGTAATTACTTTGACGGGCAGGCTTGTCAGCTTGTCCGTTATCTTTTTAATGCTGGAAATGCCAAGGCCTGTATCGATTAAATACGCTTCATCCGCTCCCAGAAGCAAGTAGGAATGGACATGCTCCCAATGGCCGTCCTCGCTGATCGCAAATGTATCCCCGCCCAGATCTGTCACGGTAAACCATGAATCATCAATCACCGTTTTTCCTCCTTTTGGATATCGTTTTTTTAAATGTATCATGGGGTATCTAAAAGAAAAAGCACATATTAAGGTGTAAAAGGCGCACACTAATGGTTATATGAACAGTAAGCGTGGTGAAATCATGAGTGATCCTTATATGCCGCTGACTTCGATTAAAAGCGGTGTTTTAGAGGAGTATGCTGAAGGAGTTTACGGGTTAACCGTTCAGATTGTAAACGTCTATTTTATTTTTGATCCTGATACGCGTGAAGCCATTTTGATCGATGCGGGAATGCCTCAATCTGCTTCGTCCATCTTAAAGGAGGCGGAGGAGCGATTTGGGAGTGATTTTTGCCTGAAAGCGATCATTCTGACACACGGGCATTTCGATCATGTCGGCGCATTGGAAGAGCTGTTGGACAAATGGCCGGTTCCCGTATACGCCCATCCGAAAGAAATGCCGTATTTAACGGGAAAAGCGGATTATCCGCCCGCCAAGCCGGAAGTAAAAAGCGGGCTGGTCGCCAAGCTTTCACCATTGTTTCCACGGCATTCCATCAATATTTCATCCCATGTCAAGCCGCTTGACGAAGACGGCTCCGTCCCATTCCTTTCCGGATGGAAATGGGTGGAGACACCAGGTCATACACCTGGACATGTTTCGCTTTTCCGGCAGTCAGACAGAACATTGATCGCGGGTGATGCCATTACAACCGTTGAGCAAGAATCCCTTTTTGAGGTGGCGATCCAAAAGCAGGAGCTAAACGGACCGCCCGCATATTTTACGATGGATTGGCCGCAAGCGGCCGATTCGATTCGCAAGCTGGCTGATCTCGGACCGGCGTCTCTGTTGACCGGACACGGCGTACCGATGAAGGGAGACGACTTTTCCCGAGAGCTTTTCAGCCTGTCCGACCACCTGCCTGCTTCACAGTCGTAAAGGCTAAAACATTCGGTTCTGCCGAATGTTTTTTAGTGAAAAATGGACCATTTCATTTATCGCAATTCATCAAGGTCCCGTCTGTATATGTGTACCAAATGATTCATTTTCTGAAATTTTAGACAAAAAATGCGCATGTTTCATTTATAATGCAGGTATTCAGGAAAGGAGCTGAGGAAAGATGAACATGCCAAAACGTCTGCAAGCTTTTCTGGGGATGACGATTTTGTTTGCCGGACTGCTGCTCTCCGATGCGGTTCATGCCGCCGAAACCCCTTACTACGGAAAAAACTACACTCAGCCAGATCAATTGTCTTCACTGTATCCAGAGCCTGAAGAAACCTTTCAAACACCTGCTTTTGTGAAAAAAGGGGAAGCCTTTACGACACAGGAAGAAATGATGAAGTTTATACACAGACTGACAAAAAAAAGCCCGTATGTCAAAATGAAAAATCTCGGTTCTTCAATTGAAAAAAGAAAGATTCCGGTGCTTTATTTTACGAAAGACGAGCGCATTCGCACGATATCCAAAAAGCCGACCGTTTGGCTTCAGGGGCAGATTCACGGAAATGAACCAGCCGCCGGAGAAGCGTCTTTGGCAATGGCCGAGAAATTAGCCGGGCCATACGGTGAGCAAGTCCTTGAGAAGGTCAATGTCATCATCGTGCCGCGAGTGAATCCTGACGGTTCCTATCACTTTAACAGGAGGCTGTCGAGCGGAATCGACGGAAACAGAGACCATGTAAAGCTTGAGTCTCCCGAAGTGCGCGCCATCCATAAGGAATTCGCGAAATTCTCGCCTGAGGTCGCGATTGACGCTCATGAATACGGCGTCGGACAAAACGAATTCCAACAAATCGGTGACAAAGGGGCGTTAAAATACCACGATATTTTGATTTTATCAGGGAAAAATCTGAATATCCCGGAACCGCTGAGGGATGCAGCTGACAGCCTCTATGTGGATGGAGTCAAGGAAAAGCTTGATGAAAAAGGGTTCTCAAATGATTCCTATTATACGACCGGCAAAAGCAAAGCCGGGAAAATAGAGATTTATGAAGGCGGTACAGAGGCGAGAATCGGGCGGAACGCGTTTGCCCTTCAGCCAGCTCTTTCCTTCCTGGTTGAAAGCAGGGGAATCGACATTGGCCGCGAAAATTTCGCACGCAGAGTCGCCGCCCAAGTGGCCGCGCATGAGACCATCATTGATACGACGGTCAAGCATGCGGCCGAAGTCAAGCATCTCGTCGCCGCAGAAAAACGAAGGCTCATCCAAAAAGCGATAAAGGCAAATGACGAGGATCAGGTCGTCATCAAAAGCGAATTTGCCGGACCATTTGCAGATACGCTCAAAATGGCTGATATCGCCTCAGGACAAGCCATCGATGTGCCAGTTCAATATTACAGCGCCAGCCAATCTGTTCCAACGCTGTCGCGTACACGGCCGACGGCCTATCTCGTTCTGCCGGGGCATGAGGAAATCGATCAGAAACTGCAAGATCAGGGGCTTAAAGGCGTGACGCTGAAGTTTAAGCAAAAGCTCACCGCCGAAGCTTATCAGGTTGTCTCCAAGGAAACGGCGGGGGAATCCGAAGGCCGGCCTGTCGTAAAAGTGGACACAAAACTTAAACTTAAGACAAAAGAGTTTCCAAAGGGAACAAAAATCTATTTCACCGCTCAGCCGCAAACCAACCTTTTATCGATCGCGCTTGAGCCTGAATCGGTGGACAGCTTTGTCAGCACAGGCTATATTTCGTCTGAAATAGGCAAAGAGCTCCCGATCTTTCGCTTTATGTCCGAGCAAAAGACGCTTCATATTCAAGAATAAAAAGCGGCATCCGTCATTTGACGGATGCTTTTTAGCGGTTTTTTGTCATTTCATACAGAAAGGTTTTAAACATTGCCGGAAACCTATACAATAAGTATCAGTTCTTTAGATCAGGAAGGAGAGAATCCGGTTGGAGGCACATGAAGAACGATGGAATGAAGCAAAGGCCTTCATTGAGCAATGTTACGGAGAGCTGGCAAAATCCGAAGAGGAAAAAAAGCTCCGTTTACATAACATACAAGAGGAAATCAAGAAAACGGGAAGCTACACACACACGCGGGAAGAAATCGAACACGGCGCTCGAATGGCCTGGAGAAACAGCAGCCGCTGCATCGGCAGGCTGTTTTGGCATTCTCTAAACGTCCTTGATCACAGGGACGTCCGAACAGAGGAAGAGGTAAGGGATGCGCTCTTTCAACACATTCAATTGGCGACAAACAGCGGGAAAATCAAACCGTTTATTACCATTTTTCCGCCTGAGCAAGACGGGAAGAAAAAAGTGACCATTTGGAACCATCAGCTGATCAGGTATGCGGGATATGAGACGGAAGACGGCGTGATCGGCGACCCGGCTTCCTTGAAGCTGACAAAAGTCTGTCAGGCGCTTGGCTGGAAAGGCGAGGGAACGCCTTTTGATCCGCTTCCGCTCGTGTTTCAAGTCGAAGACCGTCCGCCAGTCTGGTATGAACTGCCAAGGGCGATTGTGAAAGAGGTGGCGCTCACACACCCTGAGATTGCCGCTTTCCGAGAGCTGGGCCTGAAATGGTATGCCGTCCCGATCGTTGCGGACATGAAGCTGGAAATCGGGGGGATTCATTATAATGCCGCCCCCTTTAACGGCTGGTATATGGGAACGGAAATCGGCGCGCGCAATCTCGCGGATACGGATCGCTACAATGTGCTCGAAAAAGTCGCGGCCGTTATGGGGCTTGATACAGTGCGGAATGCTTCGCTGTGGAAAGACACAGCGCTTGTTGAACTGAACAGGGCAGTCCTCCATTCTTATAAAAAAGCAGGTGTCAGCATCGTTGACCACCATACCGCGGCCAGCCAGTTTAAACGGTTTGAAGAACAGGAAGCCGCAGAGGGAAGGGAGCTTGCTGCAAGCTGGACATGGCTGATTCCGCCGCTATCGCCGGCATCGACCCATATTTTTCACAGCTATTATGAGGATAGAGAAGTCAAACCAAATTATTTCTATCAGGAAAAGCCCTATGAAACAATGAAATGGGAAGAATAAGGACGTTGTCAGCTTATGCATATTCGCTGAAGATCAGGGAAGCAAATAAAAGAGGCTGTCCGGGAGTACGGACAGCCTGATGTTTTGCTTTTAACTATTCGGCATGAATTTTTAAAACAGCCGGATGTCCATCATCCAGCCTTTATCCATTCATGCCGTTTTCTTTCCGGAACAGCATATAGGAATAGAGATAAGGTGCAAAAACGGTAAGCAAAATGATGGGCAGTATCAGATTTTCGCTTAAAGAAAACAAGCCGTTTGCCGCGATTAGAAGCCCTGCTGCGGTAAATACCTTCGCCGCAAATCTGTGGGTTTTTTTCCAAATCGCATCACTGCTCAATGTCCACGGGTTTTTGATTCCAAAGAAGAAATTGGAGCGGACTCTCGGAAGGTAATTGCCGATGACGATGAGAAGAGCGCCCACCAGTACCGGCACGATGCTTCCCGTCGGCAGGTCATAGCCGAGCCCGGTCATCACGAGCAGCAGGTTGATCAGGGAAAAGATCAGCAGCATGGCGTTGATGATGAGATGATACGTTTTTGCAAAAAGCTGATAGTTTTTTCGGCGCGGGTCGATCTTTGGCGTCAGGATCATTAAGATATACATAAAAACAAGCAAGGCCATCATGGTGAGCATCGCTTCCGTTTTTGAAGCGTATCTGTCAACCTCGCCCGAGAATGACCAATGGATGGGAACTTGATTGGACATGCGCGGATAAGTGATCGCCCACATCAAAAGGTTAGCTAAAATCATAGACAGTGGAAATAAGTGCTTCTTCATTTTGTATCCCCTTCGTTCTGATCTGTTTGTTCAGTAAAACTGAATGCCCAGCTGATGATGTCTTGAAACATGGTGGTATTCAATGAGTAAATGATGAACTGGCCTTTTTTTTCATCCTGGATTAATTCGGCCTGTTTTAAGATTTTCAAATGCTGAGAAATACTCGGCTTTGACATTTGAAAATGCCCGGAAATTTCACCGGCGGTCAAATCCCGGTCTTTTAAAAGATTCAATATTTGTCTTCTCGTCGGATCAGCTAAAGCTTTAAAAGTTTGATTCATGTCAAGCATTCCTTAATTCGATATTTAGTTAATTAATTAAATACTAAAATAAAAAGGCGATGAAGTCAATACATCAATAAAAAATCCGCCATTGGCGGCGGATGTTGTATGGGGGTTAATAGCTGATATTAAATTTTTGATAGCCATCGATGTGTTTTGTTTCTTCCACTTTCACGTTCGTTACTTTTGAGAATGGACTTCCTTTTTGTACGGCATTTAAGAAATGTTTCAGGCTTTCCTCAGGCCCTTCGGCACGGATTTCCACAGCACCGTCGTCAAGATTCCGCACCCAGCCGGTTAGTTTGTGTTTGTCTGCTTCCATTTGCACGAAATAGCGAAAGCCGACGCCTTGGACCCTTCCATCGACGATGATTCGATATTGAAGCATAGGAACACCCCTTTTCTTCTATGCTATCATATTTCCCAATTTCAGATCACGGCATAGACATGATCGAATTGAATCGTTACAATATGAAAATAAAGGAAGGGCGTGAGGTTTTGGAAAATCAGAAATATGAGATTCTGTCGATTTACGTTGGACAGCCGGATACATACGAATTTGCCGGAAAAAAGGTAGAGACGGCGATTGTGAAACAGGCCGTCGACAAGCCCGTGTTTTTGGGCCGCACGAACTTTGACGGAGACAGGCAGGCCGATCTCGTCCACCATGGCGGAGCCGATAAAGCGGTTTGCGTCTATCCGGCGGTTCATTATGCATACTGGGAGGAGGTTCTGAACAAGAAGCTTCCTCAGGCGGCGTTTGGAGAAAATGTGACCGTACAAGGCTTAACAGAAAAAGATGTGTGCATCGGCGATACTTTTAAGCTTGGAGAAGCTCTTGTGCAGATCAGCCAGCCGCGGCAGCCGTGCTTTAAGCTTGCCAAAAAACTGAATGAAAAAGATATGGTATTGAGAGTGAGAGAAACAGGTTACAGCGGATTTTATTTCAGGGTATTGCAAGAAGGGATCGTCGCGCCCCGAGCGCAGCTGGAGCTCGTCTCCCGCGATCCACACGAGATGACCGTCTCATACGCCAACCATCTGATGTATCATGACAGGAATAACAAGCCCGCCATCCAGAGGATTTTGGAGGTCGAAGCTTTGTCAGACAGCTGGAGAGCTTCCTTTTTAAAGCAGCTCACAGCTTAAAAAATGCCGTGCCCAGTGGCACGGCTATTTCAAACGAAACGTTTATTTTTTCATGCTGTCGAACAGATTGGCTAAAAAGTGTGCTTTATAGCTTTGAAGCTTTCTTCCTTCATACTTCGTCATCCCTAGCTTTTTCAGTTCTTCTACATACCAGCCTTTGCTTCCGTAATGCATGGCAGAAAACTCCCTTCTATGATTCGATGCAATTGGCATTCTAACATCTATAGAAAAACGTTGAAAAGGGGTGGGCGACAATTTTCTAAAACTGAGTCTTTCGTCCTAATTCGGGAGTTTGTCTGCGCATGGTGTCATTGGTGTGTCAGGCTGACGATGATCATCACAGCAATCGAAATGCTGAGAACGATTCCGATGTATTTTAAATAGCCGTTCTTTTTTTTGTGGGCGTATACCGTTAAGAACACGCTCTCGATCAAAAAGATCAGCCCGATGATGGCAAACAGCATAACAAAAGGGCTCCTTTCGCACATTCTGTTTTTTATTTTAACATAAAAGCCCGGACCTCTCCGGGTCCGGGCCTTAAGCGTCTCGGCAAACCCTCGCATTCGTTGCGAGGCCTGCAAGGAATCATACTGACAGTATGAGAAAATCAATCAAGCTGTGTTAAAATGATCGGTTCGTCTTTTGTGATGACGATCGTATGCTCGATCTGCGCGACGAAGCTTCCGTCGGGCGTTTTGAACGTCCAACCGTCACCGGCTTCTATAGTATGTTCGGCTTTTGTTGAAACAAACGGCTCCAGGGCGATGACGGTTCCGTTTTTAAACAATGCATTATCAAACGGATCGAAATAATTTAAAATATGGTTCGGCGCTTCGTGGAGGCTTTTGCCAATGCCGTGTCCCGTCAGATTTTTAATGACGGTAAATCCGTTTGCTTTCGCTTCATTGTATACGGCTCTGCCAATTTGGTTTTGCTTTTTGCCGGCCCGCGCCTGCAATAGGCCTTTTTGAAATGCGCTCTCAGCACATTCGCACAGCTTGTGCAGCGTTTCATCCCCTTTTCCCAGAACAAAAGAAATGCCGGTATCTGAGTAGTAGCCGCCGAATTCTGCCGAAATGTCGATATTGATCAAATCGCCTTCTTGTAAAATGGTCGATTTGCTCGGGATGCCGTGGGCTACTTCATCATTTACACTGATGCATGTCGTTCCCGGGAAATCGTATTCCTTTTCCGGAGCTGAAGCTGCTCCGTGGGCTTCAAGCACTTGTTTTCCAATGAGGTCAAGCTCTTTTGTGCTCATGCCGGGAGCTGCTTTTTCCTTCATTTCCTCCCGTGCCAAAGCGACGATTCTGCCGATTTTTTTGAGCCCTTCAAGCTCTTGGTCATTCGTTACAATCACGATTCATTCCCGCTTTCTTTTTTATATTCCAAATCAAGCTTACCATATCTGTTCACGAAAAAGGAACAGCTCCGGCTTCAAGACAAAAAAACGCCCGCCTTCCATGAGGAAAGCGGGCGCTTGACGATTACTGTCCTGAATCTGAATTTGTCGTTTTCGATGCATCAGATTCCGATGTTTTCGGGTTATGGTTTGTATAGTCGTAGTCGCTCGGATCGATTGCTTTGAAGCCTTTCGGTTTGTAGAAGCGCAGCAAATCTCCGTCGACGATTTTATCGGACATTTCGAGCTCTTTTTTCACCGATTCTTCGATGTTCGGATCGATGTCTTTCTCGTTCAGAAGCTCTCCTGTCTTCGTATCATAGTAGTGTCCGTTCGTTTTCGTGTACTCCGGAGAAACGAAGTCGCCGTTTCTGAACGGAATCACTTCGCGGTGTTCAGGCGACAGAAGGTCTGAACCGCTCATCAAGTAATCTTTCGTGTTCACGCCCATTAAATGAAGCAGAGTAGGGGCTACATCGACTTCGCCTCCGTATTTATGGGATTTGATTCCCTTGACCCCAGGCGCATGGATGAACAGCGGAACCCGCTGTAATTGCGCGTTTTCATATGGCGTGATCTCTTTGCCCAATACTTTGGACATCGCTTTGTTGTGGTTTTCCGAAATGCCGTAATGGTCCCCGTACATGACAACAATCGTATTGTCGTATAATCCGGCTTTTTTCAGGTCGTTGAAGAATTGTTCAAGCGCCTGATCCATATAGTGGGCCGATTGGAAATAGTGGTCGACGACACTGTCTCCGGTGTCACCGGCCGGGAAGTCTGTATCGCCTTCATCCATTTCGAATGGGAAATGGTTTGACAGCGAAATGAACTTCGTATAGAAAGGCTGTTTCAGGCTCTTTAACAGCGGCATTGATTCTTTAAAGA is a window encoding:
- a CDS encoding nitric oxide synthase oxygenase yields the protein MEAHEERWNEAKAFIEQCYGELAKSEEEKKLRLHNIQEEIKKTGSYTHTREEIEHGARMAWRNSSRCIGRLFWHSLNVLDHRDVRTEEEVRDALFQHIQLATNSGKIKPFITIFPPEQDGKKKVTIWNHQLIRYAGYETEDGVIGDPASLKLTKVCQALGWKGEGTPFDPLPLVFQVEDRPPVWYELPRAIVKEVALTHPEIAAFRELGLKWYAVPIVADMKLEIGGIHYNAAPFNGWYMGTEIGARNLADTDRYNVLEKVAAVMGLDTVRNASLWKDTALVELNRAVLHSYKKAGVSIVDHHTAASQFKRFEEQEAAEGRELAASWTWLIPPLSPASTHIFHSYYEDREVKPNYFYQEKPYETMKWEE
- a CDS encoding MOSC domain-containing protein — translated: MENQKYEILSIYVGQPDTYEFAGKKVETAIVKQAVDKPVFLGRTNFDGDRQADLVHHGGADKAVCVYPAVHYAYWEEVLNKKLPQAAFGENVTVQGLTEKDVCIGDTFKLGEALVQISQPRQPCFKLAKKLNEKDMVLRVRETGYSGFYFRVLQEGIVAPRAQLELVSRDPHEMTVSYANHLMYHDRNNKPAIQRILEVEALSDSWRASFLKQLTA
- a CDS encoding acylphosphatase; protein product: MLQYRIIVDGRVQGVGFRYFVQMEADKHKLTGWVRNLDDGAVEIRAEGPEESLKHFLNAVQKGSPFSKVTNVKVEETKHIDGYQKFNISY
- a CDS encoding M14 family metallocarboxypeptidase, which translates into the protein MNMPKRLQAFLGMTILFAGLLLSDAVHAAETPYYGKNYTQPDQLSSLYPEPEETFQTPAFVKKGEAFTTQEEMMKFIHRLTKKSPYVKMKNLGSSIEKRKIPVLYFTKDERIRTISKKPTVWLQGQIHGNEPAAGEASLAMAEKLAGPYGEQVLEKVNVIIVPRVNPDGSYHFNRRLSSGIDGNRDHVKLESPEVRAIHKEFAKFSPEVAIDAHEYGVGQNEFQQIGDKGALKYHDILILSGKNLNIPEPLRDAADSLYVDGVKEKLDEKGFSNDSYYTTGKSKAGKIEIYEGGTEARIGRNAFALQPALSFLVESRGIDIGRENFARRVAAQVAAHETIIDTTVKHAAEVKHLVAAEKRRLIQKAIKANDEDQVVIKSEFAGPFADTLKMADIASGQAIDVPVQYYSASQSVPTLSRTRPTAYLVLPGHEEIDQKLQDQGLKGVTLKFKQKLTAEAYQVVSKETAGESEGRPVVKVDTKLKLKTKEFPKGTKIYFTAQPQTNLLSIALEPESVDSFVSTGYISSEIGKELPIFRFMSEQKTLHIQE
- a CDS encoding autorepressor SdpR family transcription factor, with amino-acid sequence MNQTFKALADPTRRQILNLLKDRDLTAGEISGHFQMSKPSISQHLKILKQAELIQDEKKGQFIIYSLNTTMFQDIISWAFSFTEQTDQNEGDTK
- the map gene encoding type I methionyl aminopeptidase; its protein translation is MIVTNDQELEGLKKIGRIVALAREEMKEKAAPGMSTKELDLIGKQVLEAHGAASAPEKEYDFPGTTCISVNDEVAHGIPSKSTILQEGDLINIDISAEFGGYYSDTGISFVLGKGDETLHKLCECAESAFQKGLLQARAGKKQNQIGRAVYNEAKANGFTVIKNLTGHGIGKSLHEAPNHILNYFDPFDNALFKNGTVIALEPFVSTKAEHTIEAGDGWTFKTPDGSFVAQIEHTIVITKDEPIILTQLD
- a CDS encoding MBL fold metallo-hydrolase, with product MIDDSWFTVTDLGGDTFAISEDGHWEHVHSYLLLGADEAYLIDTGLGISSIKKITDKLTSLPVKVITTHVHWDHIGSHGEYDCIYVHEAEKEWLTDGIKGLPIEQIRRDVSRDITKPVPETFSPESYTPYQGEPTAVLKDGDVLGRSSRPLIIYHTPGHSPGHISVFDETTGFLFTGDLLYSGAPVYAFYPTTDPCQLVCSLEKISTLRQVKKVFGGHHQLGLAPDILKEAGRAAHHLKKHRLARHGTGIHEFKSFSVQF
- a CDS encoding SdpI family protein, which gives rise to MKKHLFPLSMILANLLMWAITYPRMSNQVPIHWSFSGEVDRYASKTEAMLTMMALLVFMYILMILTPKIDPRRKNYQLFAKTYHLIINAMLLIFSLINLLLVMTGLGYDLPTGSIVPVLVGALLIVIGNYLPRVRSNFFFGIKNPWTLSSDAIWKKTHRFAAKVFTAAGLLIAANGLFSLSENLILPIILLTVFAPYLYSYMLFRKENGMNG
- a CDS encoding YflJ family protein, whose translation is MHYGSKGWYVEELKKLGMTKYEGRKLQSYKAHFLANLFDSMKK
- a CDS encoding MBL fold metallo-hydrolase, with translation MSDPYMPLTSIKSGVLEEYAEGVYGLTVQIVNVYFIFDPDTREAILIDAGMPQSASSILKEAEERFGSDFCLKAIILTHGHFDHVGALEELLDKWPVPVYAHPKEMPYLTGKADYPPAKPEVKSGLVAKLSPLFPRHSINISSHVKPLDEDGSVPFLSGWKWVETPGHTPGHVSLFRQSDRTLIAGDAITTVEQESLFEVAIQKQELNGPPAYFTMDWPQAADSIRKLADLGPASLLTGHGVPMKGDDFSRELFSLSDHLPASQS
- a CDS encoding VanZ family protein: MLFVDLLIPGIILSFIYFLYDVVKNRKRTSFFRKIVFASFLIYLCAVFQLTMGGIHVPDQEFAAIDAQLIPFYFVGDLFQMYQAAGFDWFFWHAARLTFYNVLLLAPLGVYLSLLWRHLSIKSAAILLFLTSFFIECLQLVLSAAGMIAVRTFNVDDLILNTLGGVIGFCLCTYMLRVIGKRLPAKNLYI